Genomic DNA from Fusarium oxysporum Fo47 chromosome IX, complete sequence:
TTTATGTCAGCGAGGCAATGAGCTGGCGATCATTCTCTTGAAAGTCAAACTTCAACATAAGGAGAAGCAACGTCTGACTTTATCTGCCAAGGCCACGGAGCAACAAGGTGCTGTGCTGGATCTCCTGAAGAGAGCCATGTTTGATCGTCTTCTTTCCATTAGATCACTTGTCTTTCTTGATTTTTACATGTATTCGGAAGCTTACATGTTTCATGCGTTGACTGATAAACCGCCTGTTAACATTTCACCTGTCAAGCCGGTGCTTGATTATCTGGAAGACGCTGCTAGGTTCCAAGGTAATGTCGCGGCCTTCGGATCACGAGTCATGGTGCAGCAGCGAAGGTTCAGTATCTTGACTTGCGGTGATGCTGTCAACACTTCGAGCTTGAGAGACAAGTTGCTCAAGAATGAGTCTGTCTTTGTTTCGTTGGATCCAAAGGACGCCATGTTTGCAGGCTTCTCTCGCATTCGGGTTTCTAAAGCGCGGTAAGCTTGTAGAACTAGCAGGAGCTCGGCATATTTACTAACACCCTTATGAACAGATGCTATCTTGAAGGGGCCTCTGTAGCTCCGGATTCTGACGCGACAGGCGAGGGTGCTGGTATTCGACTCTTCCTAAAGACCTCGGGGAGGTTTTATGACATTAATCTCCCTGGAAGAAAGGACGGTGCAGCTCCTTTCAATGCGTTTGTCGGAGATGCTCGTGCCCTTCTTTTTGAGTACAGTGTTAAAGATCGGTCGATCATCTGCGATGGAGAGTACGGGCAAAATCTGGATTATACAAGACAAAGCCCTTTGACTGAATGGGAGCTATCGATTGGTGCCGGTGGATTGCAGGCGAGGGATCTTGACTTCACTAATCTGAAGGGCATCCGTATGGAGTTCTGGTGTGATATCACTCTGAAGATCTAAGCTAGCCTTTAACTTAGTCCAATGCCATTGTAGCATGTAGTAGTCACGAGCGAGCGAATGACACGAGTATCAGGCCATCGACAACCGGGTAATAGAATCATAGCGCAATACGATGAGTTCTTCGAACGCGAGAACTATGACAAACagatatttttattattacttgGGCAGTCCATCCTTCATATTACTTCTTTATTCCCACTTAGATCTATTCTGCTCAACAAACTCCTTCCAAGTGACGGGCTTCTCATCCAGGAGATCCAAGCTCTCCTTTAGGTCAGCATCGCCGTAGTACCCGGGATCCTCCAAGAGCATCATGTTCTCAGTCAACTCCTTAGCAACAGGAGCAGGGAGGAAAGACTCAAAGACATCGGCGGGAACTTGGTTGAAATTGGCGGGTTTTCCAATGACCTCGCTGAACTCGGAGATGATTCTGTTAGGGGAGTAGTAGTCGGTGGCTGCGAAGATGCGCTTGTTGATAGTACCGGGGAAGTTCTTaatggcggccttgacgAATTTGCCTAGGGGCATTTAGTTGTCATCTATGTGATTTTGGTTGGTAGACTTACCCATGTCGGCGTTCACGTCAAAGAGAGgaaccttggccttgtcacCGTTGGCGGGAAGAGCCCAACCATAGCTACCGTCCTCATTTTTGCGAATAGAAGTGAAGAGGTTGGAGGCAAAGAAACCAGGAAGAACAAAGGTTGCGGGGACGTTGATCTGTCGGATGTACTCCTCAATCTCGGCCTTGCCCTCAAAATGCTTGATGTGAGTAAGGCGACCGTTGctgatcttcttggtgtcAAGAAGAGACGAGAAGATGAGCTGCTTCACGCCAGCAGTCTTACATGCATCAGCGACTGCCTTTCCTTGAGCGATCTCGCCGTTGCCGCTGTTGGTCTCCCAGTAGTTTGTGACGAGGAAGACAGTGTGAGCGTCCTTGACAGCTGGCGCGACTTGCTCAGCGGTGTTCATGTCGGCCTGCAAAAGTCAGATCGAGTATCGGTTGAGAGCAATGTTTAACTTACAGCAACGACCTCAACGCCCTTTGAGGCGAGGGCTTGGGCAGCGGGCTTGGAGACATCGCGGGTGATGCCACGAATCTTGAACTCTTTGGAGAGAGCGGGGTCGTTGAGGATGGCGCGAACGACAGAGCCGCCCTGGTTGCCAGTGGCGCCGAAAACGGTAAGAATCTTGGACATTTTGAGTTATTGAGAGTTGTTAAGTGTTAAAGAGTATGTCGATTGGGTGAGTTGAATTAGTGAGTGAGTTGATAATGAGACTGTTATTGAAGACGAAGAGTTGTCTTTATAGGTTCATGACACAACTGTGATGGTGTATCCAGCCACAAAGCTGCATGCATAATGGCACAGAAATCCTTAGCAATCGAAACCTTGTCCACTTAGACAGATGAATAAGGGCCCAAAGACAGCCTCGTACAGCAGCGGAGCTTTGCGCGAGTCCGTACCAATGATTGGTATAATCATCAGGTAAGCCGTATACCAGAGTCGGCATGTCGGTAAACGCCAAGACATCGAGATGCAGCCCTAACTGAACAGGGAATGTTTGCGACATGACGATTGGTGAGATTAATTGTTAGTGATGGGAAATATGGGGATGGGGAATGACAAAGCGAGAGTCGTGCAGTAGTGAGGATGTACTAAGATTAGTAACGTCTCTCAAAAGCCCCGCGCGTTAAAAAGTGCTGAGGGGCTCGGGAAACGATGCGAATACCGGGCGGGAAACACAGACTTTGGATCTGTAATTCGGATATTACAAGAATGCCACTTCCGACTTGCTTGTCCATTTTTCGTCGATTTCCACGATGATTCACGCGCGGGGCTAATCGCGCCGTGGGCAACGCGCAAACCGTGGccagcgatgatgatcacGTGAAGATAAGAAGCTCTAGTCACGTGCACTCATCTCATCCTGCACCAGCCCTCACCAAAGCTTTCAAGGCAGGGCGCGTCAAGGTCACCTCCTCACTGAAGCCGCGCGCGCAACATGTCAAACATGGCCGAATCTCAGTCCGACCAAAGCGACAATGAGACTCACGAGGAGCGCGCTCACAGTGAACAAGAAGATTCCAGCGAAAATGAATCCGGCGATGAATCCTCCGAGTCTGACGATGCTTCCGACGGTGGAGGCTTGCTAGATACCATGGCCGCTGACGGCAGCGAAGAAGAGCCCagcgatgaagatgacgacaTTTATCACCACAACGACTTGACGCAGGATTCGTATCTCGACTCGTTCCCCCAGTTCGGTCGCCTTCCTAGTGAGTTGCGCAACACGATCTGGGAGTTGTTCTGTCCTGAACTTTGCGCTCGGCATCGCGTGCTCGACTTCCAAATCTCATATGGAACCGCCCTGCATCCCGACTCGGCGAGTTCTTTCGTTTGGACTGTACGCGACGGTATCGCTCTTGGTGATCAGACAAAGAACCTCCGCACGGTGTTTGCCGTTCACAAAGAGTCGCGCGCTCTGGCCACCCACGCTTTCCCTGACTCTCTGAGCATTGATGCTGGTTCTGGAGACGCCACTGTTCGCTTTAACCAGAATTCCGACGTTGTTCTGATGAATGGTCTCAGTTGTCCGCCGGGGAGAATGGTCTTTCATTTACCAGGCTTCGCTAGCGAGGTCAAGAACTTTGCGCTTGGCGGGCCCAACATCCTTGACGATCTGAGTGGCCCCGACGTACCAGCCCTTTTGAGGCAGTTCAACCAGCTGGAGTGCTTCTACGTGAACGTATCGAGCATGGATTGCCAGAAATCGACTTTAGGGTGGTGCACGTCGGATCTCATCAACCGATATCAAACGCAAACATACGAAAAACAGCCTGGTCTTGGAGAAGACTTGCAGTTTCTATGGTGTTGGCCAGATCTGCAACGACATCCCGATTTTGCCAGATTCCAGATCGACAGGGATACATGGGACAACTTGCCAGATCCTCTTGGAAGTGAGTTGGAACAAAGAGGTCTCAAGGCATGGCCCATGGTCGCTTTTGAATACGAGCGCGGCCTTCGACGATTTGAGTTGCTACAAACCCTCGGACCGGACCTGGGCGACGACACTtcggatgaagatgaggatgatgatgacaacgACGGCAACAATGGACCTGACCTCGATGAGTACGAAAGCGATGGcattgacgacgatgagattGTCGAGACATACGATCCTTCCGATGAAGAGGGCATCTCGTTAGCCAGCGGGTCCCCTCCACCCGCCCCCCAAGAAATCtccgacgatgaggatgacgaaggCGCCGGCGCAAACTTCTCTAGTCCTGAACCCGAGCAAGAAGCGGCGCCTGTACAGCGCGGACGCAAACGGCGAGTGGTCTCGGactctgatgatgaagacgaggaggacgtGGAACCAACAGCGAAACGCGCCAGGATGGCCCGTGTCGTTGAATcggacgatgaagatgatgagccaGTGGTGCAGCAAGAACAGACACGGCAGCGCTCAAGGGCGATGGTgtcagatgatgaggatgaggacgagggTGGCGTCTCGAAAGAGCCCCGCGCAAGCGACTCCCCAAGCGAAGAAAGCGAAGAAGAAAGTGACGAATCAAAAGATGAAGACGCTCCGCCCAAGAAACTATCTCTCGCTGAGAGACTACGTCTCCATCGACAAGAGAACCCAGTGGACAACGATTCTGATGCAAGCAGCAGGACTGCTGACGAGGAGagcgaagatgacgatgaagagcgAAATCCTTTCACGATGGGTATGGCGGATGAGTCAGATGGAGAAGGCGAAGATGGCTACGACGAAGATGACTATTAATTCCATAACATTCTTGCTTCGTATATCGTATTTGAATAGATTTTAATGTAATAGAGGATGCCTCCAGCAATGGATTAGACAGTCTTTCCAGCAGCGAGCAGCTCAACAAATTGCTctatcctcttccttctcgtcTCCGGCTTCTTCGCCGTTTCTAATCTCTGTATAAAACCATATCTCTTCGTCCTATTCAACCCCGTCCAAAACTCCCCCGCCGCTTCATTCCCATCCAGCGCTTTTTGAAAATCCTCTGGCACGGTGGCGTTACTTGAAGACGAATACGCCCTCTCCCATCGCCCATCTTCCTTCGCTGCATCAATCTCCGCCTGTCCTGCAGGTTTCATGCGGCCAGCGGCGATTAAAATCGCGACTTTGTTCACGTTTCGCTGGGACCAGAGACTTCCCTTCCGACGAGGCGTGAAGCGCTGGATAAAGTGAGAATCATCGTGGGATTTTCGCTGGCCGTCGATCCAGCCGTAGCAGAGGGCTGTGTCGAGGGCTTGGTCGTATGTTATTGAGGGGGTGGGGGAGTTCTTTTTGGCGATTTTGAGCCAGAGACCGGTTGTGTTGGTGGAGTGGTTGGTTGAGAGGTACGATTCGAAGGCTGATGTGGTAGCGAAGAGTTTTGTTTCTAGAGTGGTTGTGGGGGAGACTATGGGTGCTGGGGATGAGGTTTGGAGACGAGTGAGCCTTTTGGCGgtggatcttgttgttcttgacaTTTTTGGTGTTTATGAGAGCGTGAATGAGAGTGTGAATGTTCACGGCTGAAATTGAGATGAGGCTGACAGCCAGCACGCGACGAAGGATTACGCTAGACCAAATCCAATTAACCAACGTCCAACAGCTCCAATATTCAATTTGTCTAATCTGCGAACGGTTCATATATGTTACATATCCCTATAAAAGATGATTTTTCGCCTCTTCCTGCTCCAGCTACACCTTAAACGGTTGCAATTCAGAAATGTGTAGGGTAGCTCAAGACGCGTCCATCCGTCTCGGAGAGAACAGCGATTCCACCGCACGTGATGGGAAAAGCAACGCAATGGAGAAGTTTAGAGGTGGATACCCAGTGAGAAAGTCTTTGATTACGACGTTTCAGCATCTTCTAAGGCCGTGCAGAGTGTTTTGAGAACGATGCCAGTGGTAAAGAGACCATGTCTTCAATGTAAAGGTGAGATCGTCGCGTCGGTGGCTGGATGCGGGGTGCTGACTGGCCTCAGAAAAACATGTCAAATGTAGGCGAATTCATTGAACCGAGCAGACATGGATAGCGAATGATGACTGATTAATTATAGGCGATGAAGGGCAACCAAGGTGTCATCGTTGTATCATTAAGAACTTACCCTGTGCTCGACCTGCGAAGAAAACTGTCTTTCGAAACTCATCAACAGGACCTTTGACGAACCAGACCTGGGTCAACAGTGAGATTAGAGACTGTTAGTCAAGGACCACGGATATTATTGTAGTGAAGAAAGGTGGTTAATCATTTGGCAGTCAACACCAACCCGCAAAGTCCACTGGAAGGAGGTGCAGGTGCATCTTCAACAGCCCTAGCAAATTTCAACgacccaacatcaacaagagaGACTCAGACAACCTACAATGAAACCCCAAGAAACAACCCAGCATTCCCAGTGGCAAGCACATCGCAATCAGCTGGAAACTCACCGAGCTACCCTTCTTCGCCATGGCAGCAGGCAACAGGTCGATCACCCACGGACTTGCCGAGCAACTCGAGCGCATACACCGTAACTCACGACGCCTCATCTCCGTATGGTCCACCGCAAGATCATGTTCCTTCTCCCCGATCACACCAGCCGTACAGTTCTGGAGAGTCAACGAAATTTCCGCTTGAAGATCCTCAAGAGGCATGTTTGCTTCGATACTTTGTCGAGGAGCTGTCACATTGGGTACCGATGATCCGGTGGTAGTGGATGATGTTTGCTAACGTGATCAGCTTGACCTGTGCGATGAGAGACGGCACTTTCAACTCGTTGTACCTCTGCGAGCTCGACACCATCCACCACTTCTCTACGCGATCTTTGCGCTTTCAGCCCGCCATCTAAGCCGTCTTCCGAAATACAAAACACCACAGGGAATTCTCTACCAAGGCCAATTATTACCCAAACTCACACCTCACGACGCAGTAGAATACACATTAAAATGCATCCCCGCCCTCCGAGACTTCCACCTCATCCAAGACGACGAAAAACTCGAGAGCATCATCGCCACAGCTGGTAAGACTCACCAAACACACTCGCAATAGCTCACGCTGAAAGGTTACAGTTATTCTCCGGCAGTTGGAAGAGatcgacgacgaagaagaccaagAGCAGGAGCGGAACCAAAGGCGGAACGCAAAACCTCAGGTTAATTTCCTAGCCATCATAGACGCTGTTTTGAGAAGTCCACCGTCGAGGACCCTCTTTGGCCGACGATCACTTATCCAAGCGGCATATTGGATGGCCGTTCGCCAGGAGCTGTACCACTCGTTTACAAAGCGTCATCCACCAAAGATGATTCTAGATCCGGAGTATGGACATGGCGCGTCAAAGGCGAATAAAATTGTTCTTCATACGGCGCAGGTTGCGAAATGGCGATGGGCTGATGGTTCAGAACAAGAATGGCGTATGTACTGCCTTGAATAATTGGTGGTGAAACTAACGGGTTCAGTACGACTCCAGAAGCAGGGCGAGGTtctcgaggaagaagcacTAAAAGAGTATCAACCGTTCTATGTACGGCCAGCTGACAGGTCGAATGGAGAAATCTTCCCGATAATCTGGTACTCCTCCGCGCTGGAGGTGACAACCATGCAGCTCAGCATCATAGCGAAAATGGTGCTAATGGCAGAGAACCCCTTCCTCGGGTAGGTCAACAGcaatttaatttaactatagtaCCTTTGAGAGACGGTGAACCACTGACGTCAAAATCAGGGGAAATTCATCGACACGTGCGCAGTGGAGAGAAATCGAAAATCAGGTACGACAGATGATTCTGGATCTGTGTGGGATAAGTCTCTGCCATCCGGGGTGCCCACCGGCTCTTGTGCACGCTGCGTTTGGGATGGAGTTGTACGGGGACTTTTTCACGGATCGGTATGAGAGGAGGGCGCTGAGgggtgttgttgataagTTTCGAGATGCGAGGGCGTGGCCGGTTCAGAACCTGTCCAAAATGTTTGAATGAGAAGATTAGACAGCTTGAATGAGCAGAATTGGATTACTATTCAGAAAAGTGTTGGTATCGGCAATCATTTCTTGGCGGCGGCCTAATCTTGCATCACCGTATCAATGAAACCCTTCAGGCGCGGAACTGTTTTTTCCCGTGGCGGCGTAAATTGACCACTgttttttattattaccgATGCCGAATCCGCCAAGTCGTTCCGACATGTTTCGGCACTGAAGTGCAGATCCTTTCCACTGTTGAAATGGATTGTTTAATGCCCCTTGACAAGCTGGTGCAGGGATTGAGGGTCGTAGTCGGCAAGATCCTGTCAGAAGTGACCTTTTTATGAAGAAATGTGGAGATGATTTGATCTTCGGAGGTTTTGTTCAAGATCCTTGTTTGTGCTGCTGCATGTTTGTTTGTCTTACCAACAAGCAAATTGATTGCGATAAGCTGAAAGTTGACCTTGGGCTTTACGTTGTCGCGGCTGACGAGCAAACATTGGAAGACTCGGGAATTTTACTGGTGCGAGTTACGGTGCAATCACTGAAAACCCCCGTCATTTTTTCACATCCAGTGCCGATCTCCCCCACAGTGCAATCTCCTGACAGCTCACAAGGTGTCGAAGCGGGACGGCATCTACGGGATATCGAGAGCTAGCTGTGCCACTGAAACCAGGACAATTGAGATAAAGTCTGTAATGCCACGCGATACTGCCATGTATTCTCCCTAGAACCTGTACTCGCAAACACCGAGTCTTGTCGCACAATTATCTCGTGGCTCGGTGACGGTTATCTGCACTGTTACGGAGTTGGCTGAGGTGGAGAGGCCAACCCGAAGAACCGGTAAACGATGCAGCGTCGCTTATTTTGTCATGACGACAAGATTGGGCTGATCACTTCTTTTTTGATGCCCAGTCTATTCTCGTCGGGCCAGGTTCTGGGCCGTCAATTTACCTTGACAGTGACTACTCGCTGCAGGGCACGCGATTGCATCTTGCTCGGGTTATTGAGATCTACAACCGATCAGATTTGAGGCCTCACGGTCTCTCAGAGCGTCTGTTGGGGCTTTTCTTCGCTGGGCGCTAGACATGACATTCATGCGCCTCTGGCAATAATGTCACATATTATGAAAACGGTCTTTGCGGACATTGGACGGAAGTTACCGTGTGTCTCGCAATTGAGGCTGGCTGGACTAACCTCCACCAACAATGCAGCCAACTCAATTGATGCAATGCAAtgtgatggtgatggggACGGCACTGAAGATCGACTTCAGCTCTTCGTTTATCGCGCTTGAGTGGGGGTGACGCCGGGGATACTCCCTGATGACAATGCAACATCACCACGCAAGAAatccttttcctttcttttcccAACAGACACGCGATGAAAATTACAGTGATTGCAGCTTGCAAAAAAGAAACTCAGCACCGTCATAAACTCAAACGGAAGCGCCAGGAACCAACGGTAACCTAAATCACAGTGGATACAGCCCCAGTAGAGCATGCAACTCACTGCGTCTTGTGTCTCCCTACCTCCAGCACATGCTCATCACTGCAAGGGAGCCAGCGAGCACAACATCAGACGCAAGGGAGACGAGAAAGATAGAAAACGGCGGTGGACGAACTGCTCCTGTCATCACCAGCCGTTTCAATTCCTTTTGCATGGCCCGCCTCCGCGATTAAAGGTACAAGACATTTAATCCAAACGCAGCCGTTGTAAGATGCGGCCGTTTGGACACACAGTACGAACCTTAGAGGGGCACAAGCTTTTCGTGCTGCGTTTCACTAACAAACTTAACTGGAGGTTTCTCTCACTGTGGCGTAAGGGTACTCGGCCAGCAATCATGGCGCTCCGAGATAATATCGCAGTCAATCAAGGCAAAAAGAGAGACATAACGTGGACAGTGAAAAAAGAAATGTTGCGCTCGTGGCTGAAAAGATGCTGAGCATTCGATGCAAGGGCGTTTGCTCGTCTTCGCAGCGCTGATGATGATCAAAGGTGGTCACAGTCACACAGGATGATCCTTGCCTTGGTTGTAACTGTCTCAAATCGCCCTTACgcaaagaagcaaaaagTACCCCCCAGGACCAGTTCATCACAAACGCGTAGCGAAAACAGAACAGACAGACGTCGACCTACGTCGATCTGCAATTTTATCCTGGGAACCGGTCTGTTCACGACCCCCATATCAAATTATCCTGTCAGTCTGAGCGAAGTGGGAATCTTTTCTCTCGTGAATTATCCCGAACTGCGGGTTGGATCTTGCAGGGGGGCAGCCCTGCCCAAGATGGGCCAAGATCAACGGAGGTCGGGAGCTTAGACGGCACTAAATTGGCTTCCCGAGCCAAAGCTCAGGTCAGTTACCGGGCGTGCGCAAGGGAGAGTTGGCATTATCTGGGGGGCGTGTTCTCGCGAGATCACTCTCTCGATCTTCTCCCATTTTCACACTCTCTCGCCATCTCTCACTGCGAGAGATTTCTTAATCCTTGTTTAGCGTCTGGACGCTTGGGGAATCACAGTCGATTAAcgtattattataatacgTCGTCATCTCCGCTTGTCGTTCAATCTGAACTTGCTCTCTGCTCTTTCGACCGTTTTGTGTTGCGGAGACCGCACATTCCTTCCAAACCACGTTCCTTACAATAAATATTTCCCTATTATTCCTCGAAAACATCGATATTACACTTTCTACAATGGCCGAAACCGAAAAACCCGAGGCCAGACTCGATGGCCTCGGCATCTTCTGGATCATCTGGACCTTCGTCTGGACATTCATCGTCGCGGGCGGCATGGTCTTCCTCTGGAGACGTCGCGACATGCCCATGCTCAGAATTCGAGACCTCCCGGTTTCCTTCGCCGccatcatccttctccatATCTACTGGGGAGCTATTCAGACCGGATATGTTTACTTCCCGCTATTTACACCGGAGGGCGAGTTCTGGATCATGAGCTTGTACTTCCCCTTCGGCATCGCGTTGTTCCACGCTTCCAACAGCCGTTTCCTACATGTCGCCAAGCAGCAGAAGGAACTGTTTGCTTCGGATGAGAAGATGCCTTCCAAGAGTCGTGTCAGACCTGGGTCGTTGCTCGGACGCTTTCAGGCGCTTGATTACTCCAAGAAGATTCTTGTTACGGTTGGACTGGGAATGGTAGTCCAGGTATGGAACTATATCACACATATGCACGGCGATGCTAACGTATGCAGTTCatcctcaccatcatcatgtgGTGCTTATCCAAGAAATTCCATCCCTCATGGGGTGTTCCCGGCACAGAGGTCCATCCCGGCTCCGAGGAGTACCGAAAGTCTCAGGTCGGAAAGGGCTGGGAATGGTAAGCATACTCCCCCGAGATCTGATCTCATCGCGATATGTACTAACTCTCTATTGCAAGGTGGCCCTCTGTATTCTGGCAGTTCCTTTGGGCATGGATCGTCGCCCCTTACATCCTCTGGCAGGCCCGCGGTGTCAACGACACGCAGGGATGGAGGACCCAAACCGTCGCATGCTGCATTGCCAAGTGAGTTATCCCTTGATCAGGGCCAACACCGAAACTCCACAACTGACCGAGACACTCAGCCTTCATGCCACTCCTATGTGGCTCATCGCCTTGTATGTCCCTGCCATGGCACCCGTCAATTACTACTGGATTCCACCTCAATGGTAAGCCACTTACCTCAGCAAGGTTCCCTATTAAAAACATCCCCGCTCACTGTCGCACAATAGGCTtgccatctccatcatggccatTGAGATCTTTACCATCTTCTGGCCCGGCTGGGAAGTCATCCAGCACCAGAACCTCCGCCAAGAGACCCTCGACTCCATCGCTCAATGGCAGCTCAACAAAAGCGCTGGGACCAATGGTGCTCGATCTGTCGCTACTGGATCTACGACTGTTGCCCCCTCTGCTCTGACGTCCTGGTCCAAGGACGGTTCTGTCAAGAGCAGCGCCTCCGGTGAGAGTATCCTCACCATGGAAGCTCTTGAGTACGTCCTTGAGCGCAACCCCGAGCCTCTTCAGAAATTCTCAGCCCTTCGTGACTTTTCGGGAGAGAACATTGCTTTCTTACGAGCTGTCGCAGAGTGGAAGTCTTCATTACCGCCTTCTGTGCGCGACCccgagaagatcaaggagccGTCCGTGCAAGAACTCGTCCGCGAGAGATTCAACAGCGCTCTTCGCATTTATACCGGCTTCATCAGCTCTCGCGACGCAGAGTTCCAGATCAACTTATCATCGCAACAACAAAGAAGATTGGAAGGCGTCTTTGAGAGCTCTGCGCGCATTCTCTACGGCGACAAGAAGCAGGTTGACCCAGCGTTGCCATTCGAGACATTCCAGATGACAACATCACCCACCAAAGTCAAGTCCTCGGCTGCATCATCACACGGCTCCGAAACAGGCATCATGGCAGCTGACTCTGTCGCTGACGCTGGATACATGAGCGACAAGGCTATGTACTGGGGTGACATCCCCGAGGGCTTTGATGCGACTATTTTCGACGACTCGGAGAAGCACATCAAGTACTTGGTGCTCACCAACACGTGGCCCAAGTTTGTCAAGGACCGACGATGCTCAATTGACTCCAATGATACCCTCGAGGAAGGAAACGGAATTTCCATGGCTAAATGATTTGACTGGTAACTTAACTGGATTTACGGATTTATTTATGGGATGGGAGTTTGGTGATTACAAGTGATTccctctttcatcttcacttTTTTACTGGGAAGGCTTCTTGGAGATTCTATGTATTTATTAATGAAAAAAACGCGACTGCATCGCCagtcattcttctccttaCTCAGTCTGTCAACCTCACAAGCTCTATCGTATTGCCGTGCTCAGTTAAAGTGAACGTGTTCATCTGCCGTAGCTTGGAATGAAGGAATGGCATTTACCGGCCCCTCCCGCCCGTGCCCGCGAAAAGCCACAGCGGGCTAAAATTATTACATGGCATCTGACCCTAATTCCACCCT
This window encodes:
- a CDS encoding bacteriocin-protection, YdeI or OmpD-associated-domain-containing protein, which encodes MSRTTRSTAKRLTRLQTSSPAPIVSPTTTLETKLFATTSAFESYLSTNHSTNTTGLWLKIAKKNSPTPSITYDQALDTALCYGWIDGQRKSHDDSHFIQRFTPRRKGSLWSQRNVNKVAILIAAGRMKPAGQAEIDAAKEDGRWERAYSSSSNATVPEDFQKALDGNEAAGEFWTGLNRTKRYGFIQRLETAKKPETRRKRIEQFVELLAAGKTV